The Pseudomonas pergaminensis nucleotide sequence TTGTCCGAGTGATGACTCGCCTCGGTGATCCAACCGTTGTGGGACGCCAGAAAGTTACTGACTTTGGCAACGATACCAACCCGGTCCGGGCAAGCAATCACCAGCCGAAAAGTGCGCATTAGGGGGAAACTCCAGAACTTCGCAAAGGCCGCCATTCTAGCGATTGCGCAGCAAAACTGCAGTATTCCTTGATGCTTATTCTGATCACCGGCGACAGCCTTACCCCTTAATAGCCTAAGGTTTTACCACCTTTATATGGAATCCATTGGGTTAGCCTAAGGCTGTTCCATGCATTTCAAGGAGATTATCTTTAGGTCTACGCCCTAGTAATTAACTCGAATGCATAGCCAGGCTACAAACATTCAAAGTAATTCACATAAATTCGACCTTAAATGTTTACTTGGGGAAACCGCCTGACTATTATTGGGCCACTATCCCTGTCAATCAGCGCTCTACATAAGGTAGTCCACATGTCTCTGATCAACGAATACCGTGCCACCGAAGAAGCTATCAAAGAGCTGCAAGCCCGTTTGAAGAACCTGTCCCAAGACGACAAACTGCAAACCGAGCTGGAATTCGAAGGCAAATTGCGCACCCTGATGGGTGAATACTCCAAATCCCTGCGTGACATCATCGCGCTGCTGGATCCAGAGTCGAAAGTTAAAGCACCACGCGGCGCTGTGAAAACTACCGGCACCAAGCGTGCTCGCAAGGTTAAACAATACAAAAACCCACACAACGGCGAAGTGATTGAAACCAAAGGTGGCAACCACAAAACGCTGAAAGAGTGGAAAGCCAAGTGGGGCGGTGACGTGGTTGAAGGCTGGGCTACCCTGCTGGGCTAAGCCTCGCCAGGCTCGCGCCTGATAAGCGACACATTAAAAAACGCCAGCCTGCTGGCGTTTTTTTATTGCCTGCCTATTCTGTGAAAAACGACTAAAGATACATTCGCGCGGCCAGAGAGTCCGCATATTCCTGCCACTGCTCCAGCACCCCTTGCTGAAACGGCGTCGCACTAACAATAAACTCCTGCCGGGCTTGCTTAAATGCCTCAAGGGTATTCGGCGCGCCCCACTCCGGGTTCGACAAACGCTGCTGACAAAAAAGTGTCCAGCGTTGTTGCTCCTCGTCGTTCAACGTATCGGGGAAGTTACGCGCGCGGTAGCGAAACAATAATTCGGGCAAACGATGGTCATCAAATGGCCACTGCTGGCGTGCTAATTGCTCAGGCTCAGCCGCCCGGACTTGTTCGCATAAACGCCGATCACGGTCTCCGATAAAACCGTCATACAGCTGTTGCTCCGGGTCTGCAGTCGCCGCGAAATCTTCCTCGGCGTAAATGGCCGCTAACTTATCGCGCCAAAGTTCCTGTGCGTCAGTTAGTCGCAGTGCCCGTTCCTGATAAACATTCATGTCCAAGTGCAGACGTTCACGGTCTTCTGCCCGCAGCACATTCAAGGGAGCAACCACGGGACAGCGATTGATATGCACCAATTTGAGCGGTACCGGCAGTTCGCCCTCGACCAATTCGTCACGGCGTGTGTAAAGACGCTGGCGCAAGGCATCCGCATCAAGGTCCAGCAGCCCTTGCGGATCGAGCCCCAGGTCGCAGACGATCAAGGCGTTGCGATTGCGCGGGTGCCACGCCAGCGGCAACACAACCCCCAGGTAATGACGCTCGGCGGAAAACCGCCCGGAGATATGCACCATCGGTTGCAGCAAGCGCACCTGGTCCATCACCCGCTGTTTACTGCGCAACTGAAACAGCCAGTCATACAGCTTGGGTTGTTTCTCACGCACCAGTCGGGCCAGAGCGATGGTGGCGCGCACGTCGGACAGTGCGTCGTGCGCCTGCCCATGGTCGATACCGTTGGCTTCGGTCAGGCGCTCCAACTTGAGCGTGACGCGCCCATCCTGCTGCGGCCATTCAATGCCTTCCGGGCGCAGCGCATAGGCGGTTCGAACCACATCGATCAAATCCCAGCGACTGTTACCACCCTGCCACTCACGCGCATAAGGATCGAAAAAATTGCGATACAGACTGTAGCGTGTCATCTCATCATCGAAACGCAAAGTGTTGTAACCGGCGCCACAAGTGCCCGGCGCGGCGAGTTCAGCGTGCACACGGGTCATGAAATCAGCCTCGGCCAGGCCTTTTTCCGCGAGTGTCGCCGGGGTGATACCGGTAATCGCGCAGGCCACCGGGTGAGGCAGGATATCGTCGCTGGGCAGACAATAAAGATTGACCGGCGCGCCGATCTCATTGAGCTCGTGGTCCGTGCGTATGCCGGCTACCTGGAGGGGCCGATCGCTGCGCGGGTTGATGCCGGTGGTTTCATAGTCGTACCAGAAAATCGAGGTCACGGGCTGATCCTGTACTGAAGATCGACAAAGTCTAGGCGCTGAACGGTATCCGCGACCAGCAGCAAATACACTGTACAAACACCCAGTAAAACGTTGAATGGTTGCTTCCATCACCGACACTGCTAGCATCCGTGTCTTCCAGCCATTCAGCACTGCCAAGGATCGCGATGCCGTCAACCCCATTGGACACCCGCTACCAGATCGAGACCCCGGAGGGCATCGACCTGCCCTTGCGCCCGGCCGGCCTGGTGCCACGCGTGTTGGCCTTTACCTTTGACCTGTGCCTGCGTGGGGTGGTCATGGGCGTTCTGCTGGTGCCATTGGCCTTGCTGGGCAACGTCGGGATCGGCCTGGGCTCGCTGATGCTGTTCCTGATCAGTTGGTGGTACATGGTGCTGTTCGAGGTGCTCAACCAGGGTTGCTCGCCAGGTAAACAGGTCATGGGGTTGCGTGTCGTACAAGATGACGGCACCCCGATTGGCTGGTCCGCGTCACTGATCCGCAACCTGCTGCGGTTTGTCGACATGTTACCGTTCGGCTATTTTCTCGGCGCTATCAGTTGCCTGCAGCATCCTCATTTCAAACGCCTCGGCGACCTGGCCGCCGGTACACTGGTGATCTATCGGGAACAGCCACTGGTGCGCCCCCAGATTCCTCAGGCTGCGGCCTTGCGCCTGCCCTTTGCCCTGGATCTGAGCGAGCAACGGGCCATCCTTGGCTTCGCGGAGCGCCAGGGTGAGCTGTCCACGGAGCGCGTTCACGAGTTGGCCTCGATTCTCGCCACTCCGTTGCAGGTATCCCCGGCCCGAGCCGCGGAACAACTCAATGGCGTGGCCCGTGGCCTGTTGGGGCCGACATGAAACAGAGCCTCTTCGAAACCCGTCACCAGCCCCAATGGCACGCCTTTGCCGAGTGCCTGCAACAGTTGGAACAGGGCAAGGCCAAGGCCAGTGACGTGGCTGACTTTCCCCATCAGTACCGGCGCCTGTGCCAGCACCTGGCCTTGGCACAGGAGCGCGGCTATAGCAGCTACCTGGTAGACCCCTTGCAACAACTGGCCCTGCGCGGCCATCAACAGCTTTACCGTCATCGCAGCCAATTGGCGGCAACTGTGATGGGTTTCGTACTCGCCGATTTTCCTCGCCTGGTGCGCGAACAGTGGCGTTTCGTACTGATAGCCAGCCTGCTGTTCTTTGGCAGCCTGGTAGGTATCGCGCTGCTGGTGTACCTGTTTCCCGACCTGATCTACAGCATCGTCAGCCCGCAACAAGTGGCCGAGATGCAGGGCATGTATGACCCCGATGCAAGCCGCCTGGGCCGCGCCGCCGAGCGTGCCTCGAGCGAAGACTGGATGATGTTCGGCTATTACGTCATGCATAACATCGGTATCGCGTTCCAGACATTTGCCGCCGGGTTGTTGTTCGGGCTGGGCAGTGTGTTCTTCCTGATTTTCAATGGCCTGGTCATCGGGGCCGTCTCCGGGCACCTGACCGAAATCGGCTATGGGCAAACCTTCTGGTCATTCGTCATCGGCCACGGTGCATTCGAACTGACGGCGATCGCCCTCGCCGGTGCCGCTGGCTTGCAGCTGGGCTGGGCACTGATCGCTCCCGGTCAGTTGACCCGTGGAGAATCATTGCGGCGGGCAGCCCGCAAGAGCGTGCAGCTGTTGTGCGGTGTGATGATCTTCTTGCTGATCGCAGCCTTTATCGAAGCCTACTGGTCATCGACCACCCTGA carries:
- the sbcB gene encoding exodeoxyribonuclease I — its product is MTSIFWYDYETTGINPRSDRPLQVAGIRTDHELNEIGAPVNLYCLPSDDILPHPVACAITGITPATLAEKGLAEADFMTRVHAELAAPGTCGAGYNTLRFDDEMTRYSLYRNFFDPYAREWQGGNSRWDLIDVVRTAYALRPEGIEWPQQDGRVTLKLERLTEANGIDHGQAHDALSDVRATIALARLVREKQPKLYDWLFQLRSKQRVMDQVRLLQPMVHISGRFSAERHYLGVVLPLAWHPRNRNALIVCDLGLDPQGLLDLDADALRQRLYTRRDELVEGELPVPLKLVHINRCPVVAPLNVLRAEDRERLHLDMNVYQERALRLTDAQELWRDKLAAIYAEEDFAATADPEQQLYDGFIGDRDRRLCEQVRAAEPEQLARQQWPFDDHRLPELLFRYRARNFPDTLNDEEQQRWTLFCQQRLSNPEWGAPNTLEAFKQARQEFIVSATPFQQGVLEQWQEYADSLAARMYL
- the mvaT gene encoding histone-like nucleoid-structuring protein MvaT yields the protein MSLINEYRATEEAIKELQARLKNLSQDDKLQTELEFEGKLRTLMGEYSKSLRDIIALLDPESKVKAPRGAVKTTGTKRARKVKQYKNPHNGEVIETKGGNHKTLKEWKAKWGGDVVEGWATLLG
- a CDS encoding RDD family protein, with the translated sequence MPSTPLDTRYQIETPEGIDLPLRPAGLVPRVLAFTFDLCLRGVVMGVLLVPLALLGNVGIGLGSLMLFLISWWYMVLFEVLNQGCSPGKQVMGLRVVQDDGTPIGWSASLIRNLLRFVDMLPFGYFLGAISCLQHPHFKRLGDLAAGTLVIYREQPLVRPQIPQAAALRLPFALDLSEQRAILGFAERQGELSTERVHELASILATPLQVSPARAAEQLNGVARGLLGPT
- a CDS encoding stage II sporulation protein M; its protein translation is MKQSLFETRHQPQWHAFAECLQQLEQGKAKASDVADFPHQYRRLCQHLALAQERGYSSYLVDPLQQLALRGHQQLYRHRSQLAATVMGFVLADFPRLVREQWRFVLIASLLFFGSLVGIALLVYLFPDLIYSIVSPQQVAEMQGMYDPDASRLGRAAERASSEDWMMFGYYVMHNIGIAFQTFAAGLLFGLGSVFFLIFNGLVIGAVSGHLTEIGYGQTFWSFVIGHGAFELTAIALAGAAGLQLGWALIAPGQLTRGESLRRAARKSVQLLCGVMIFLLIAAFIEAYWSSTTLIAPWVKYLVGAILWMLVAAYLSLAGRTHHAPQ